A genomic stretch from Alosa sapidissima isolate fAloSap1 chromosome 3, fAloSap1.pri, whole genome shotgun sequence includes:
- the LOC121705644 gene encoding centriolar coiled-coil protein of 110 kDa-like isoform X4, protein MSRSASAMENYEEFCLRSLSKLQSEGKGETMRSVSPTPGQWLKSSVICIHGRTILSPRLTEEQRREMCVYRQRAAEKEAEREVLCRSSLLTQVQNILDIAQKRKVLQLSEAPNYPVKHSPQTELQLRSFPQGSDQQCLPDGRVVVTATAHQVAPFALRLREVEVRTEEEEQEADDDDDEEEEMEEDSMGGEMSLQSLLRRSREYMEREQGRGTGSKVNCNSASGANATRPVAAVANESLSDKENENGSPVDETTSQRQSPESSAATVQRQCRDESVPTVGPRGSAGSVPSGQWARPCQPEPSLSPSPTLRPHRGRPRPVSTGDLLFAFPATVDIGAARPKDIGVASWLTMDQRSPDHASSASSVAGSRRASNTGPSPVSEAAGIVGGAGASGGPNPPGPEGFRRRCHTLDSQICPPIDRSQERLPRFMAGVAQRPSARRSPPGPLYPGQGQDSPVPALLRNHPLTPDPVTSQVRQRLDSESDHESRRASLLSTPVEENRTDAVDAVQWRVQALEEEHAFQLSLLLAEQEREQQRLRQDLVGTERCVSGVCASESGGEWGCVRGEQYPASRPCSSLSPGTAERSPPHSTYSMGFPSPLSPSVATPSTPSACPWGPARGSNTSRSRFSQVLSVEQQRALCRLTAVVRGFLIRRLLKTDKVKHLRQTVQDTQEFIRSFQTEAPQRRASLSPQDLSLQDRVRAQLRAALVITRCVCLCVLQLRAALVITRCVCVCVFCSCVLLCS, encoded by the exons ATGTCGAG GTCAGCGTCAGCGATGGAGAACTACGAGGAGTTCTGCTTGCGGAGCCTGTCCAAGCTGCAGTCGGAGGGGAAGGGAGAAACGATGCGCTCCGTCTCGCCGACACCTGGCCAATGGCTGAAATCCTCAGTCATCTGTATCCACGGCAGAACTATACTGTCACCCCGG CTGACTGAGGAGCAGcgaagagagatgtgtgtgtatcggcAGAGAGCTGCTGAGAAGGAGGCCGAGAGAGAGGTTCTGTGCAGGAGTAGCCTGCTCACACAGGTGCAGAATATTCTGGACATTGCTCAG AAACGCAAAGTGCTCCAGCTGTCCGAGGCTCCAAATTATCCCGTGAAGCACAGTCCTCAAACCGAGCTGCAGCTCAGAAGCTTCCCCCAGGGCTCAGACCAGCAGTGCCTGCCCGATGGAAGGGTAGTGGTGACGGCCACCGCCCACCAGGTGGCGCCGTTTGCTCTCCGGCtgagggaggtggaggtgaggaccgaggaggaggaacaggaggcggacgatgatgatgatgaggaggaggagatggaggaggacagTATGGGAGGTGAGATGAGTCTGCAGAGCCTACTGCGGAGGTCACGCGAGTACATGGAGCGCGAGCAGGGTCGTGgcacagggtcaaaggtcaactgcAACAGTGCCAGCGGTGCCAATGCCACCAGGCCGGTGGCCGCTGTGGCCAATGAGAGCCTGTCCGACAAAGAGAACGAGAATGGAAGTCCTGTCGACGAGACAACGTCGCAACGCCAAAGCCCCGAGTCTTCCGCTGCCACAGTCCAACGGCAGTGCCGGGACGAGAGCGTGCCCACCGTGGGCCCACGTGGCTCTGCCGGGTCAGTGCCAAGCGGGCAGTGGGCCCGGCCGTGCCAACCCGAGCCCAGTCTGAGTCCAAGTCCGACCCTGCGCCCGCACCGCGGCAGACCCAGGCCCGTGTCCACCGGCGACCTCCTCTTCGCCTTCCCCGCCACCGTCGACATCGGCGCGGCTCGCCCGAAGGACATCGGTGTCGCCTCGTGGCTCACCATGGACCAGAGGTCGCCGGACCACGCGTCCAGCGCCAGCTCAGTGGCCGGGAGCCGCCGTGCCAGCAACACTGGCCCCAGTCCGGTCAGCGAGGCGGCGGGCATCGTGGGTGGTGCTGGTGCTTCTGGCGGACCGAACCCGCCAGGTCCAGAGGGCTTCCGGCGGAGGTGCCACACCCTGGACAGCCAGATCTGCCCGCCCATCGACCGCAGTCAGGAGCGGCTCCCGCGCTTCATGGCCGGCGTGGCCCAGAGGCCCTCCGCTCGCAGGTCTCCGCCTGGACCTCTGTACCCGGGCCAGGGGCAGGACAGCCCCGTGCCTGCCCTCCTGCGGAACCACCCTCTGACCCCTGACCCTGTGACCTCTCAGGTCAGGCAGCGGCTGGACAGTGAGAGCGATCATGAGAGCAGGCGTGCCAGCCTCCTGAGCACACCTGTGGAGGAGAACCGCACAG atgCAGTGGACGCTGTTCAGTGGAGAGTGCAGGCCCTAGAGGAGGAGCATGCTTTTCAACTCTCCCTGCTCCTcgcagagcaagagagggagcaaCAGCGCCTCCGCCAG gATCTGGTGGGCACGGAGCGGTGTGTGTCGGGAGTGTGTGCCAGTGAGTCTGGGGGCGAGTGggggtgtgtgaggggggagCAGTACCCAGCCTCCAGACCCTGCTCCAGTCTCAGCCCGGGAACAGCTGAGAGGTCTCCCCCCCACAGCACCTACAGCATgg ggttcccctctcctctcagtcCGAGTGTAGCTACACCCTCCACACCCTCCGCCTGCCCATGGGGACCCGCTCGGGGGAGCAATACATCTAGGAGCAGATTTAgccag GTGCTGAGTGTTGAACAGCAGAGGGCGCTGTGCCGGCTCACTGCAGTCGTCCGTGGCTTTCTCATACGCAGGCTGCTCAAAACTGACAAGGTCAAACATCTTCGGCAGACTGTGCAG GATACCCAGGAGTTCATTCGTTCCTTCCAAACTGAGGCCCCTCAGAGAAgagcctccctctctccacaggACTTGTCTCTACAGGACAGAGTCCGAgctcag cTGCGTGCTGCTCTGGTCATAAcacgttgtgtgtgtttgtgtgttttgcagcTGCGTGCTGCTCTGGTCATaacacgttgtgtgtgtgtgtgtgtgttttgcagctgCGTGCTGCTCTGTTCATga